Below is a window of Syngnathus typhle isolate RoL2023-S1 ecotype Sweden linkage group LG12, RoL_Styp_1.0, whole genome shotgun sequence DNA.
TATCGGAGGAGCACCCCCTGGTGGACTACACGCCACCCTCCCTCATCACGCTGCTCTTCACCGACCTGGGCGTGCTCACGCCTTCGGCCGTCAGCGACGAGCTCATCAAGCTCTATTTATGAAACGTCAATAAATGAAGAAATGTCTTTAATGTTCCGCCCCACCGGTGAGCTGTCGTTCAAAGTCGTCCTCGCGGATTTGCCCCTTCTTCAGTTTCTTCAGCAGACGAGTGTCCTTCAGGAGCTCCTCCATGTCCCGCTCGTCGTCTGAGCCCTGAGGACAGAGACGGGACGCGGCGCGGCGTTGGTAGGTGTGCAAAAACGATTCTCGGGGTCAATCTGGCTCTCACCTGTGCTCGTTTTCTCTTGGCGGCCTTCATCTTGCGTCTGTCCTTCTTCGACTTCTGTTTGGACCACGCTTGGTTGCTGCTACTTTTCTTGGCTTTCGTCTCGTCGCCGTCCAGCCGCCTCAACTTGAGCTCTGCCAGCGTCTTCTGCCGCAGCTTCTCGCGTTGTTTGTCCTTGAAGCGAATGGCGTCCGTGTCCAACGCTGACGGCTGGAAGTCGGGGAAGCTCTTCCCGCGCAGTTCCGGCATCTTGGGCAGGCGAAGGAGCGCGAAGCCGCGAGCCAACGAGGGAAAGTCCAAATCTACTGGGGGCAAAGAAcgtgctcaaaaaaaaaaaaccaggctTGTTGTTCATGTTGACGATTTGACCTTTAACCCTGAAGATGAGGCTGCACTCGTGCTTGGCGTAGGCCTGCACGTACGACACGAAGGCCTTCATGCCCTTTTCGAAGACGGCGCGGTCCGCCTGCGCCAGCGCTTTCACTTTGGGCATCACGTCCACCACGTCGCTCACAGCGGGCATTTTTTCCAGCGGGCACTGCGGGAGGAAACGTTGCCATTTGGATTTGTTctgaagggaaaaaaaccacTGGAGCTCACCTTCTGGTTGATGGACAGGAAGTTGACGTAGGACTCCTCCATGGGCAGCAGGAAGACCAAGGCGTTGCCACGGTTACCGATGCGCGCCGTGCGACCGCAGCGGTGCACAAAGGCGCTGAGAAGAAGGCGCCGACGTTAGGCCGACTCGCCGGCGGCCGCAAAGAGGGACGGCGACTGACCTGGCGCTGCTGGGGGGGTCGTACTGCAGCACCCAGTTGACGTCGGGGATGTCGATGCCCCGCGCCATCACGTCCGTGCACACCAGGATGCCACTGCGACGGCACCGGCGGCGTGAGGCTTCCACTTCCGGACGGCCGAGTGGATGGACGCTCGCTCACCTTTTGACAGCCCGGAAGTCGGCGAAGACTTTGTTGCGCTTGTCTTTCATCTTGCCGTGGATGCAGTGGACGGGGACCTTCTTCACCAGAGTCTCCAGAGCGCGGCCAAAGTACTCCACGCAGGCGCACgtgctgaggaggaggaggaagaagaagaagaaagaagattGCCAACGTTAAGCGGGAGGTGCACAAGGTGGACGGAcggggaagaagaggaggaagaaatgGGGAAAGACAAAAGGAGGAGAAAGATCAGAAGAAAGATGGCACCTGAAGAAGACGAGCTGCTTCTGGTGTTTGTGTTGCCGTAGAAACGCCACCAGCTGGTTGAACTTGTCCTCGGCGCGACACACCT
It encodes the following:
- the ddx55 gene encoding ATP-dependent RNA helicase DDX55 isoform X1, encoding MENTTDGTWESLPVRLNDNILETLRELKFTHMTPVQAACIPLFMGNKDVAAEAVTGSGKTLAFVIPVLEFLLKREEKLKKMQVGALVVTPTRELAAQISEVMGHFLPKFPQFTQMLMIGGNNPMEDVEKFKGSGANIVVATPGRLEDMFRRKGDGVDLAASVKSLDVLVLDEADRLLDMGFENSLNAILSFLPKQRRTGLFSATQTQELEKLVRAGLRNPVRIVVKEKGAAADGAARRTPSRLCNYYTVCRAEDKFNQLVAFLRQHKHQKQLVFFSTCACVEYFGRALETLVKKVPVHCIHGKMKDKRNKVFADFRAVKSGILVCTDVMARGIDIPDVNWVLQYDPPSSASAFVHRCGRTARIGNRGNALVFLLPMEESYVNFLSINQKCPLEKMPAVSDVVDVMPKVKALAQADRAVFEKGMKAFVSYVQAYAKHECSLIFRVKDLDFPSLARGFALLRLPKMPELRGKSFPDFQPSALDTDAIRFKDKQREKLRQKTLAELKLRRLDGDETKAKKSSSNQAWSKQKSKKDRRKMKAAKRKRAQGSDDERDMEELLKDTRLLKKLKKGQIREDDFERQLTGGAEH
- the ddx55 gene encoding ATP-dependent RNA helicase DDX55 isoform X2; translated protein: MGHFLPKFPQFTQMLMIGGNNPMEDVEKFKGSGANIVVATPGRLEDMFRRKGDGVDLAASVKSLDVLVLDEADRLLDMGFENSLNAILSFLPKQRRTGLFSATQTQELEKLVRAGLRNPVRIVVKEKGAAADGAARRTPSRLCNYYTVCRAEDKFNQLVAFLRQHKHQKQLVFFSTCACVEYFGRALETLVKKVPVHCIHGKMKDKRNKVFADFRAVKSGILVCTDVMARGIDIPDVNWVLQYDPPSSASAFVHRCGRTARIGNRGNALVFLLPMEESYVNFLSINQKCPLEKMPAVSDVVDVMPKVKALAQADRAVFEKGMKAFVSYVQAYAKHECSLIFRVKDLDFPSLARGFALLRLPKMPELRGKSFPDFQPSALDTDAIRFKDKQREKLRQKTLAELKLRRLDGDETKAKKSSSNQAWSKQKSKKDRRKMKAAKRKRAQGSDDERDMEELLKDTRLLKKLKKGQIREDDFERQLTGGAEH